Part of the Metarhizium brunneum chromosome 6, complete sequence genome is shown below.
CTTCCTATCCAAGTCCTCGATATACTTCAACACGGTATAGCCCCTGGATGGATAAAACGACACACTCAACCCGCCCACAAACGCCGGGTCTTTGTCCCCGTCCAGCAGATCAACCATCCTCTCCAGGATCGTCTTGTCCGTCTCGCGTGCCGACCCGCTCCGACATGTTGCCAGGAAGAGGTTGCGCGCGCCCAGCGCCAGGATGAGTTTCTGCTCATCATTCAACGACGAGTACTTTGACGACGCGTGCGGCGCATTGGCAATGACCTCGTGGAAGAAGGCGATTGATTGCCAGTGGGAATCCGAGTCTACAGAAGTGGCGTTTAGGGCTTCTATACGTGGTGCTTTTGAAGGCGGGTGGTCCTGTTCATTCTTGCGTTTTCGGGAGACGCCGCTGTGTGACGATGGCGAGTTGTCCTCGGATTGGCGGGCGTCTTCAGCATCAGGAGACTGGGTTCCGCTTGAGAAAAGGGTTCCTAGCCCCATTTCGCCAAGTGGCCACAACCTCATGTGCGTCAATGGCAATTGCGGCAGTCAGAGCGAATCTCAGACAATTGGTGTCGAGTAAAGGTGCGAGTTTGAGCATGAGGCCAGCTCGGCTGCGCGGCGTTTGTTTCCCCGGACGCCATGATTCGCCGATTCGAGAAGTGTCGTCAAGGCCTGCACGAACAGCTTTGAATGCAGGACAAAATATACAAACACTCAAAGTGCAGCCTCCCAAAAACATGAATCAAGCCGTAAATTGCAAGAAAATCCTTGTAAACACCCTCACAAGTTACGTCTTTGCAGCCTCACCACATTCCCCCGACTCCGCTCCCTCAATCCCCTCGACATCTGGCCATctcacagcagcagccacccCCGGACCCAGCCGCACCTTCCCTCCGCAAATCCAACCACCCCGGTCAACCAGCCCAGCACATCCAGGAACCAGCCCTATACGTACATCCTCTCACGGTTCGCATCATCCGAGCCACcctcactcactcactcactgccaaaagaaagaagagaagaaaaagaaaagccgcTCACGCCCTTCCAATGCACGGCTTGTAAACCCGCCCACCCGTGTCCGCGACACAAAGTCtgcaaaaacaaaacaacCCCCCCGCCCGCAGCCATGCCCGagtcctcgtcctcgtccttcaTCGACACCATCGTCCACATCCTCCAGCCCATCCGGTCACTCAACTGGACGCGCTACCTCGGCCTCATCACCGCCGCGCTCTCGCTCCCCCTACGCCTGGCCTGGATCCCGCTCTCccgcctcctcgccctcgtcacCACCCTCCTCGCCCCGGCGGGCTACGTGCTCGCCTACCTAGGCAGCTGGgcggccgccgtcgcccgtTTCCTCGTCAGCCTAGAGGTCCGTTTCCACCCCCTCCttcaccatcatcatatATGCGCGCAAAAAGACTAACTCGCCCCAGCCCCTGTACACATTCGTACGTGCCCAAGTTCCCCCCGCGTCGCGCCAACGTCGCGCCAACTAACACCCAGGGCCGCATAGTTCAGCGTAGCAGCATTCATaggcgtcgtcgccggcgtcctCGTGGCCGTCGCGTCCGCCGTGGTGACCACGTACTTCAACATGCAGGACGAGCCGGAGGATGCGTCGTCGCACAGGAGGCGCCCGCCCAGGAAGCAGGTATACCTGGAGCAGCAGTATCTCCGACCGGAGCCGCAGGGCCTCGAGCCAGACTGGCACTGGGCGGACacggcgcaggcgcaggcgcagtCGCCCGCGAGGCTAAGGCGCGTGTCGGGCCTGCAGACGGAGACGATTCTCGAGGAGGACGATTCCGAGGAGTGATTTGCCATTACGTAGGACCGGCGGGCAAATATCACTGTgtttttttaactttttataacCTGGGACCGAACGGCTGGGCATCGCGTCTAGAGCGCTtgtattttcttttctaCCAAGATACCCCGATTTAGTTCTTCAGCCTCTGCATTAACGCTAATCATAATGTACTTGACTATTTCTACCTCGTAGCACGGTCAAAGTATTCTTCATGATTTCGATGCATCAAAGCAGACAATCACTGACTGAATTTGGCCGCCCTCGTCTCGTTCGTCATGTGTTGCTCGCTATATACATCATGCCAACTCCATACGACTACACAATAATTCTATGCAGATATTCCTGTGTTTCTTGTAAACCATCCCCGTTCCTGTTCCAACGCCAGTCAATCTGCATAACTGTGCGGTACTTTCCCGTCTTGCGCATCGCCAGTGCAGGCCACGTCGGAATATCGTCAAAAGAAACACCCCCTACCGTCTGTACATGTCCCGGTCCATCCTCCTATCGTGGACCGGCGACCGACTTCGGCTCCTCGTCCTTCGATCCCATCGCTCATCCTTTCCGGTATATCGCCTTCGATCATCTCGCGGGCGCTCATCTCTCCGTCTgcccgcctcgtcgcccctATACGCAGGTATGTAGGTATCAATGTCTGCTCCTGCGCCTCCACCGCCTGGCCCTCTCCCAGGGGGACGGTTCCTCCTGTATTCGGGGTCATCTCTATTACCTGGTCTCtcctgcggcggcggtcgGCCTTGAGGCCCTCTATCTCGTTGCCATGCTGGCCGGCGTTCGTCTCTATACCGAGCGCCGTTAACACCGCTTCGGCCATATCCATCGCCACTGTTGAAGCCGGCCGTGGCATTGTTTGCGTCGGGGCCAATACCCACGGTGCCACCCTTTGGGGCTGGTGGTAAATTGGCTTTCCGGTCGTGAAACTTTCTCCTGTCTAGCTCATGGCTCTCTTCATAGGTGGGAATCTCTTCAGGCGCCATTGGAAGCGGTGCCATTTTAAAATATGAGTGTTCCAAGGCATCCACGGCGTTGATTCGTGTTCTCCAGTCTAGTTTCATGAGTTCCTTGAGTAGCGAAATGGCGCCAGACCCAAACCTATTAGGTCTGATTAGTCGCTGGATGCTGCTGGCACAATTCTGTTTCTACTTGGGGGAATGACATACTCTCTGAACCGACTCTGCAGGTTTCCAGGTCGAGGTCGGGGTGTCAACTTCTCCCCACCGGGAAGTTGTTTCCACCCGGGCATCACGTCGTCATTCGGTGAGCCCATCAGGTCCCATATCAGCTCAAGCTGGTGCGGGTCACTTTCGCCTGCGAGGATGGGCTTACCAACCAACATTTCCCCAAATACGCAGCTAGAAGCGTTTGCTAGTTAGTGTGTGGCCGCTTTTCATTATCCGAGGTATTGAAAACATACCCGACACCCCACACGTCAATAGCAGTTGTGTACTGTCTGAGTTGTAGCAGCAACTCGGGCGGCCTATACCACCTGGTCACGACCAAGCCTGTGTAATCGCGACGTCCATCGCCCATTGGTCGTCCAGCATGCGGCGTAGGGCCATCGTAGTGCCTGGCCAGACCGAAATCGGCAATTTGCAGAATACCATGGTTGTCTATTAGCAGATTGGCGGCCTTCATATCTCGGTGGAGAATGTGATTGTCGTGGAGGTAGCAAAGTCCCTGTAGTAGCTGCTTCAAGTAGCACTTGATCTGGGCTTCTTTGAAATGGACCGAGGGATTGTCAAGCAAGCCAGACAAATCGTGGTCCATGTAGGGAGTGGCCATGTACATGATTGGCTTCTTTCGCTTGTCGGCTGTTTGCAGAGGTTAGTTGGCTGGGGtcattgccaaggccgcgCTTTGTGGTAACGCACTTGATCGAGATGGATGCTCGACAGCCATATCCTCCAACTTCAGGATATTCTTGTGCGAAAGCAACTTGAGGAGCTTAATCTCACGAAGAGCGGTGATGGGAAACTGCCAAGGTGAATGACGGTTAGCATTTCCACGGTTGaatgatggcgttgaatgGCATGTCGGTTGCATACTCCGTCCTTTTCGTGGTGCATGATAATCTTCTTGAGCGCGACGAGGGCACCCGTCTTTTTCGATCGAGCGCGATGGACCTCACTGGCGAGAGTGTCAGCTTCTTGTCGACTCTACCGCAGACCATCTGACATGGCGCGCAGCCGACGGTATGATGCGTACCCGAATGTTCCCTCTCCCAGTTTCCCCTGTAGTTCGTAATCGGAGATGCGCGAACAGCCTTGGAAACTGTGCTTGGGCCTGAGATGATTGAGGGCAAAGGTCCGCGGCGAGGTGCCGTCGGGCGTAGTCTCTGGAGGCCGATCCATGGTGGGCAGTAGAATAAAGCGAATAAAGCCAGTTGGGAGGTTGATTCAAGCAATGAAGGAGGAGTCAGTCGTCTACCGACGGGCGACGCGTCGAGTTGGAGGGACAAGCGACTCAGGTTAGCATTGCAGCGGTGCGTCTGGCTCACGAGATGAACGCGAGTTGGGAATGATGGATCGATTCGGGGACAGTGCTGCGATGGTGGGACGGGGGCTGCGGATCGGTTGGGCTCGAGCAgccgaggacggcgtgaTGATACGAGTTTGAGGTTGATGGATTGGAAGGGCGAAAGTTGAGGATGGGCTTGCACGGAGGGCAGATGTCGATACTAGAAAGTACCTGTAGTGGCACCTAAATAGGACCGGGATCAGGTATCTTCTCGTATCATTTGCCTTTGTGAGCTGAGTACTTCATGATTGGGCACTTGATCACTTTTGCCTTTGTTAGCTGAACTTGGAATGTGATTGGGCACTACGGGTGTATGTGCGGGTGTTCCAGGCTGCTTCAGTGCACCAAGGCCGCACGTGCAGCAGCCTTGCCTCAAGATGCCACTGGCAAGCAGGCGCTAAATGCATCGACTTCTTCTGGACTCGGACTTCAAATTCAAATTGACAGACAGACTCGACAGGTCGAATGTCCCGTCCGGCCCCGCATCGACACCAACAGCGACCTGACGTCCGAATCTCGGTTATCCATGCACATCAACGCCAGCTGCATCACGAATCCCGGCACACAGTGACGTAGTCGCACAATGCCGTAATTGCAAGCTCGCGCATGCTGCGTCATGATATGATTTATTTCCAGGACAtgtcacttttttttctgtgCTACGCCACTCGATGTGCCGGGTTTGCAGAGCTGAATGAGTTCGACTTGCCCACCTGGCCAATGTGCGTCTGTTTGACACCAGCCTTGTCTCTTGCCCAAGTCAGTCGTTGGCGGACACGTCTGCATAATCTCTATctgcaatgcaatgcaacAACTATGTCAACCGCACCGCAAACTCCATTATGAATAATAACCTCAGCAATGACAACTCTCACAGCATACAAGACAAGATACGCCAACACACCACGGTGATACAATGACAATCCCGTCGCCCTTGAACGAACACGGCATGAGTCCAGACCGCCCGCCGTCTCGCCGTCTCGCCGTCTCGCCGCAACACGCAAGCACAAGCAGCCAACAAGAAAAATTCAACTAGACCAAACAAGACCTGCTCTCGCGCCCCGAGTTTCCATTACCCCTACTAAACTGCAGCAGCGAATCACCATGCAGCTATGACTAAATAAACCGGGACTTTTCGCCCTGTCACCAGCCAATCCCGACGCATGCCGTGCCCGTCGGGGGGCCCGCTTGGCTCCGCGCCGCCTTTAGGGTCCGTCGTCGGAACTACTAGTCTGCCATGTATGTAGTTATCTTATCTTCTCAACTCGGATGCGCATCTCGTTTTTCTGTTTTTTCGATATGTGActgcggccgcggcgttGGACATGCTCTTTATGCAGATTCGCTCGTTTTTGTTTTCGATTCCCTCTTACAATCCTGCTTCCACCCCCTCCGTTTTTCGTCTTGTGGCTCTCGGTGGCGTCTAACCGCCCTCGTATATAAACAGCACCTTTGCGCTTCACATCACGGCGCACACCACCCGTCCCATTTCTGCATACTCGGGCACACGTCGTGTATTTATACAGAAAACATCCTGCAATACGCTGGTCTGATACGGTGTAAGAGGTACTTTGCACGACGTTCCCTTCCGTCCCGTCGCCCAATATACTCGGGACACACGGCTGACAAGATAACCGCAGACTGTCCTCACTcggcccttgtccttggccagcatgtCGCCGTCGCAGACTATGGACGCGACCGCCGCGGGCCTGCCCGAGTCGCgcgtcctcatcatcggcaCCGGAGGCACGATATGCATGCAAGAAGGGCCAGACGGGCTCGCCCCCAGCGAGGACTTTCTGgagacggccatggcgcctCGGCCGAGCTTTAACGACATGTCAGGGCTGGATGGTTCGTTCTCACACACTCATGCCACAACATGACACGATACTgacatcaccaccgccgacAGTCAAGCTCCAAGCCTACCAGGACGGCCAACTCACCTCCCTGGCGTCCCTCCGCACGCCGCCCACGGCCTACCACCGACACATCCGCTACTCGGTGCTGGAATTCACCCCCCTCCTCGACAgctcgtccatctcggcgGCCGACTGGGCCAGCATGGCGGCGTGCGTCAAGGAAAACTACCACCTCTTCGAcggcttcgtcatcctccaCGGCACCGACTCGCTCGCGTACACGGCGTCGGCGCTCTCCTTCATGATGAGCAACCTGGGCAAGCCCGTCATCCTCACGGGGTCGCAGGCGCCCATCTTTGCGCTGCAGtccgacgccgtcgacaaccTGCTCGGGTCGCTCATCCTCGCGGGCACCTTTGTCATCCCCGAGGTCGGCCTCTTCTTCCACCACAAGCTGTACCGCGGCAACCGCACGACCAAGgtgtcctcggcggcgttCGAGGCCTTCGCCTCGCCCAACTGCGACcccctggccaaggtcaacggGCTCGGCGTCACCGTCAACTGGCCGCTGGTGCTGCGGCCGACGAGCATCGCCGAGTTCCAGATCCAGCGGCACCTCGACACGGCGCACGTGGCCTGCGTCCGCGTCTTCCCCGGCATCAAGCCCGAGATGGTGGACGCGGTGCTGCGGCTCCCCGGGCTGCGCGGCCTCATCCTCGAGACGTTTGGCATGGGCAACGtgcccggcggcggcggcgggcgccTCACCCAGgtcctcgaggccgccgtgcGCCggggcgtcgtcgtcgtcaacgtCTCGCAGTGCGTGTCGGGCTTCGTGTCGCCCGTCTACGCGCCCGGCACGCAGCTCGGCCGCGTCGGCGTCATCTTCGGCCTCGACCtcaccgccgaggccgccctcgccaagCTCTCCTACCTGCTCGCCCTGCCCGGCCTCGCCCCCGCCGACATCCCCGACCGCTTCGCCCGCTCGCTGCGCGGCGAGATGACCGAGATTGCCCACCCGACCTTCTCCCACCCCTCGGCGCCCCTCGaggccagcgccgccgcccgcctcaCCCCCGCCGAGTccgcctttgccgccctcgGCTACGCCATCCGGGGCGACGAGCTGCCCGTCGTCAAGCAGCTGctcgagggcgacggcggccgcctcctccacacCGCCGACTACGCCGGCAACACGCCCTGccacctcgccgccgtcaacggcAGCACCGACATCATGCTCGAGCTGCTCCACCGCGGCGCCAGCGTCCACGAGAGGAACCGCGCCGGCAACTCGCCCCTGTTCCTGGCCACCCTGTCCGGCAACGAGGCCTGCGCCGAGCTTCTGAGGTCCGCCGGTGCCCATTTGAGCATGGACGAGATTGAGAGGGGGTCCTTGGCCAAGCATTGTCCATAGAAGAGTACATGACTGCCAtgattaatatattttacttgTCTTAATacatatataaatatattcATTTACCTTGAAATATTgtaatattatacttatatatcAGCCAGGTAATTATTGAGTAAAacgtgagcgcacctagcaaaaaaagtaagcccgccgagcaacCTACACGAAACCCACCGGCGTGCACAGAACATGGCACATCCAGCGACACTTGGCAACACTCGGTAAACAATTACATCATAAAACATGCTATTTTCTACCGCCTTTTCTGGCTGTCTCGTCTT
Proteins encoded:
- the Aspg gene encoding lysophospholipase encodes the protein MSPSQTMDATAAGLPESRVLIIGTGGTICMQEGPDGLAPSEDFLETAMAPRPSFNDMSGLDVKLQAYQDGQLTSLASLRTPPTAYHRHIRYSVLEFTPLLDSSSISAADWASMAACVKENYHLFDGFVILHGTDSLAYTASALSFMMSNLGKPVILTGSQAPIFALQSDAVDNLLGSLILAGTFVIPEVGLFFHHKLYRGNRTTKVSSAAFEAFASPNCDPLAKVNGLGVTVNWPLVLRPTSIAEFQIQRHLDTAHVACVRVFPGIKPEMVDAVLRLPGLRGLILETFGMGNVPGGGGGRLTQVLEAAVRRGVVVVNVSQCVSGFVSPVYAPGTQLGRVGVIFGLDLTAEAALAKLSYLLALPGLAPADIPDRFARSLRGEMTEIAHPTFSHPSAPLEASAAARLTPAESAFAALGYAIRGDELPVVKQLLEGDGGRLLHTADYAGNTPCHLAAVNGSTDIMLELLHRGASVHERNRAGNSPLFLATLSGNEACAELLRSAGAHLSMDEIERGSLAKHCP
- the BUR1 gene encoding Serine/threonine-protein kinase BUR1 yields the protein MDRPPETTPDGTSPRTFALNHLRPKHSFQGCSRISDYELQGKLGEGTFGEVHRARSKKTGALVALKKIIMHHEKDGFPITALREIKLLKLLSHKNILKLEDMAVEHPSRSTDKRKKPIMYMATPYMDHDLSGLLDNPSVHFKEAQIKCYLKQLLQGLCYLHDNHILHRDMKAANLLIDNHGILQIADFGLARHYDGPTPHAGRPMGDGRRDYTGLVVTRWYRPPELLLQLRQYTTAIDVWGVGCVFGEMLVGKPILAGESDPHQLELIWDLMGSPNDDVMPGWKQLPGGEKLTPRPRPGNLQSRFREFGSGAISLLKELMKLDWRTRINAVDALEHSYFKMAPLPMAPEEIPTYEESHELDRRKFHDRKANLPPAPKGGTVGIGPDANNATAGFNSGDGYGRSGVNGARYRDERRPAWQRDRGPQGRPPPQERPGNRDDPEYRRNRPPGRGPGGGGAGADIDTYIPAYRGDEAGRRRDERPRDDRRRYTGKDERWDRRTRSRSRSPVHDRRMDRDMYRR